In Halorientalis sp. LT38, a genomic segment contains:
- a CDS encoding HEAT repeat domain-containing protein — protein MDAALPARVEEIEPGTVHRRPRRSRHVRLRPLDSGPLVVYDPRTVVTPDAVGTDREVELSAVVPSVESCPADERGIEPGPDGETVTLTGVAVGFETDGTEGLLDVGAGTIRFDTAAVDRRLAVGDRLCLADPVVHVTGMSPAGQSMEGYLAQLDGADPAARREAAMHLGHRASERAVDRLVARFRDEGEADVRRAVVTALGRLAVTARRPDERPDPRIRSTLEAATGDESGTVRDAADEWLDRVAAYWFP, from the coding sequence ATGGACGCCGCCCTCCCCGCCCGGGTCGAGGAGATCGAACCCGGGACGGTCCACCGCCGGCCCCGACGCAGCCGCCACGTCAGGCTGCGGCCGCTCGACTCGGGACCCCTCGTCGTCTACGATCCGCGGACGGTGGTGACTCCCGACGCGGTGGGGACCGACCGCGAGGTGGAACTCTCGGCGGTTGTGCCCTCTGTCGAGTCCTGTCCGGCCGACGAGAGAGGCATCGAGCCCGGCCCCGACGGCGAGACGGTGACGCTCACGGGCGTCGCCGTCGGGTTCGAGACGGACGGGACCGAAGGACTGCTCGACGTCGGCGCGGGGACGATCCGGTTCGACACGGCTGCCGTCGACCGCCGACTCGCGGTCGGCGACCGCCTGTGTCTGGCGGATCCGGTCGTCCACGTCACCGGGATGTCACCGGCGGGGCAGTCCATGGAGGGGTATCTGGCGCAACTGGACGGCGCGGACCCGGCAGCGCGCCGGGAGGCGGCGATGCACCTCGGCCACCGCGCCAGCGAGCGGGCGGTCGACCGGCTGGTCGCCCGGTTCCGGGACGAGGGCGAAGCCGACGTCCGCCGGGCGGTCGTGACGGCGCTCGGTCGCCTCGCGGTGACGGCCCGCCGGCCGGACGAGCGGCCGGATCCGCGAATTCGGTCGACGCTCGAGGCCGCGACGGGCGACGAGTCCGGGACGGTCAGGGACGCCGCCGACGAGTGGCTCGACCGGGTCGCCGCCTACTGGTTCCCCTGA
- a CDS encoding MFS transporter, with translation MRIWSDPTKRRWIAWTALAAAFALVSVHRLSTAVLAEQLTVAFDTTGAELGTLHASFFYIYAAMQLPAGVIADRIGSRRVVTLGTAGMSVGALALGVADSYAIAFIARALIGLGASLIFIATLRFCANWFRPTEFARMSGLTIAAAGFGGILATTPLAILVAATDWRTTLFGLGIGGFALAGLAFVFVRDSPAGAGLPEIDGVPKAENPSLSAVVDNTLAVLRERETWLVGLVMFCGTGLNLTVFGLWGVPYVVQTYGVSVTTASTYTLLGSAGMLVGPPLIGWLSDRTEGRLGLLVLSQLAYAATFGLLAVTGKPPLPVVGAAFFATGFLAGGYALGYTIVKESHVSGASGVATGAVNTLAFLGAALFPTLMGLILDAYLTGETIGGAQVYSTTGYRVAFVLATAASVIALLATFALYRTAQGNQ, from the coding sequence GTGCGTATCTGGTCGGATCCGACGAAGCGGCGCTGGATCGCGTGGACCGCGCTCGCGGCGGCCTTTGCCCTCGTCAGCGTCCACCGGCTCTCGACGGCCGTGCTCGCCGAACAGTTGACGGTCGCGTTCGACACGACCGGGGCGGAACTGGGGACGCTGCACGCCTCCTTCTTCTACATCTACGCGGCGATGCAACTGCCGGCGGGCGTCATCGCCGACCGGATCGGGAGCCGCCGCGTCGTGACCCTCGGGACGGCGGGCATGAGCGTCGGGGCGCTGGCCCTGGGGGTCGCGGACTCCTACGCCATCGCCTTCATCGCTCGCGCGCTGATCGGCCTGGGCGCGAGCCTCATCTTCATCGCCACGCTGCGCTTCTGTGCCAACTGGTTCCGACCCACCGAGTTCGCCCGCATGAGCGGGCTGACCATCGCCGCCGCCGGCTTCGGCGGGATCCTCGCGACGACGCCGCTTGCCATCCTGGTCGCGGCCACCGACTGGCGGACGACGCTCTTCGGGCTCGGGATCGGCGGCTTCGCGCTGGCGGGGCTGGCCTTCGTGTTCGTGCGGGATTCGCCGGCCGGGGCCGGCCTGCCGGAGATCGACGGCGTGCCGAAGGCCGAGAATCCGTCGCTGTCGGCCGTCGTGGACAACACCCTCGCCGTCCTCCGGGAGCGCGAGACCTGGCTGGTCGGGCTGGTGATGTTCTGCGGGACCGGCCTCAACCTCACCGTCTTCGGGCTGTGGGGCGTGCCCTACGTCGTCCAGACCTACGGCGTCTCGGTCACGACCGCGTCGACGTACACCCTGCTGGGGAGCGCCGGCATGCTGGTCGGGCCGCCCCTGATCGGCTGGCTCTCCGACCGGACCGAAGGTCGGCTGGGGCTGTTAGTGCTCTCCCAGCTGGCCTACGCCGCCACGTTCGGGCTGCTGGCCGTGACCGGAAAGCCGCCGCTGCCGGTCGTCGGGGCGGCCTTCTTCGCCACCGGCTTCCTCGCGGGCGGGTACGCGCTGGGCTACACGATCGTCAAGGAGAGCCACGTCAGCGGCGCCAGCGGCGTCGCGACCGGCGCGGTCAACACGCTCGCCTTCCTCGGCGCGGCGCTGTTCCCGACGCTGATGGGGCTGATCCTCGACGCCTACCTGACCGGCGAAACCATCGGCGGCGCGCAGGTGTACTCGACGACGGGCTACCGGGTCGCGTTCGTGCTCGCGACGGCCGCCAGCGTCATCGCCCTGCTCGCCACGTTCGCACTCTACCGGACCGCTCAGGGGAACCAGTAG
- a CDS encoding rubrerythrin family protein has protein sequence MNPEDFLDGVRQEQQTELSRLGSSKSLYADTGGEMEEGPVLTAIADTFHHAASTFESWTDEADGAAGDLFASVADLAGEQYGTVAGELGDHEAGAPAPLTEFLQGLDTEPERVGGVVGWALVVENKVSQAVGFFVGQAAPQTASTFRDVRDAVESVVDDAADAVAAVCDSEDDADLAHEAAVGAVQAAYDDYFDTLEDLGVNPKPVC, from the coding sequence ATGAATCCCGAGGACTTCCTCGACGGCGTCCGCCAGGAACAGCAGACCGAACTCTCCCGCCTCGGTTCGTCGAAGTCGCTGTACGCCGACACCGGCGGCGAGATGGAGGAAGGGCCCGTCCTGACGGCCATCGCGGACACCTTCCACCACGCGGCGTCGACCTTCGAGTCCTGGACCGACGAGGCCGACGGGGCCGCCGGCGACCTCTTCGCCAGCGTCGCCGACCTGGCCGGCGAGCAGTACGGCACTGTGGCCGGTGAACTCGGCGACCACGAGGCCGGCGCACCGGCGCCCCTGACGGAGTTCCTCCAGGGCCTGGACACCGAACCCGAACGCGTCGGCGGCGTCGTCGGCTGGGCGCTGGTCGTCGAGAACAAGGTCTCCCAGGCGGTCGGCTTCTTCGTCGGGCAGGCCGCACCGCAGACCGCCAGCACGTTCCGTGACGTGCGCGACGCCGTCGAGTCGGTCGTCGACGACGCGGCCGACGCCGTGGCCGCGGTCTGTGACTCCGAGGACGACGCGGACCTGGCCCACGAGGCCGCCGTCGGGGCCGTCCAGGCCGCCTACGACGACTACTTCGACACGCTCGAGGACCTCGGCGTCAACCCGAAGCCGGTCTGCTGA
- the uvrB gene encoding excinuclease ABC subunit UvrB has translation MSDTSGSPLSPDRPDVDRPFRVDAPFDPAGDQPEAIEQLAEGYRQGMDRQTLLGVTGSGKTNTVSWVIEEIQQPTLVIAHNKTLAAQLYEEFRELFPDNAVEYFVSYYDYYQPEAYVEQTDTFIDKDASINDEIDRLRHSATRSLLTRDDVIVVASVSAIYGLGDPRNYVDMSLRLEQGQEVDRDDVLGRLVDLNYERNDVDFTQGTFRVRGDTLEIYPMYGRYAVRVEFWGDEIDRLVKIDPLEGEVKSREPAVLLHPAEHYSIPEERLDRAIEEIEELMEQRVRFFERNGDAVAAQRIEERTTFDLEMLRETGYCSGIENYSVHLSDRDSGEAPYTLLDYFGEDFLTVIDESHQTIPQIRGQFAGDKSRKESLVENGFRLPTAFDNRPLTFEEFTEKTDRTLFVSATPADYEREVSDQIVEQIVRPTHLVDPAVEVADATGQVDDLMDRIDDRVERDERTLVTTLTKRMAEDLTEYLEEAGVDVAYMHDETDTLERHELIRSLRLGEIDVLVGINLLREGLDIPEVSLVAILDADQEGFLRSETTLVQTMGRAARNVNGEVVLYADQVSSAMESAIEETNRRREIQTEFNEEHGLEPTTIDKPVGETNLPGSKTDTGGVSGMDPDDESEAEQLIDELQDRMEAAADNLEFELAADIRDRIRELRQEYELQAEAEEGVVPEPAEEF, from the coding sequence ATGAGCGACACCTCCGGCAGCCCCCTCTCGCCCGACCGTCCGGACGTGGATCGACCCTTCCGCGTGGACGCGCCCTTCGATCCCGCGGGCGACCAGCCCGAGGCCATCGAGCAACTCGCCGAGGGCTACCGCCAGGGGATGGATCGCCAGACCCTGCTGGGCGTGACGGGATCGGGCAAGACCAACACGGTCTCCTGGGTGATCGAGGAGATCCAGCAGCCGACGCTGGTCATCGCCCACAACAAGACGCTGGCGGCGCAACTGTACGAGGAGTTCCGCGAGCTGTTCCCCGACAACGCCGTCGAGTACTTCGTCTCCTACTACGACTACTACCAGCCCGAGGCCTACGTCGAGCAGACGGACACCTTCATCGACAAGGACGCCTCGATCAACGACGAGATCGACCGGCTGCGACACTCCGCGACGCGATCCCTCCTGACCCGGGACGACGTCATCGTCGTCGCCTCCGTCTCGGCCATCTACGGCCTCGGTGACCCGCGCAACTACGTCGATATGAGTCTCCGGCTCGAACAGGGCCAGGAAGTCGACCGCGACGACGTCCTGGGCCGGCTGGTCGACCTGAACTACGAGCGCAACGACGTGGACTTCACGCAAGGCACGTTCCGCGTTCGCGGGGACACCCTGGAGATCTACCCGATGTACGGCCGCTACGCCGTCCGCGTCGAGTTCTGGGGCGACGAGATCGACCGGCTCGTGAAGATCGATCCCCTCGAAGGCGAGGTCAAGAGCCGGGAACCAGCCGTCCTGCTCCACCCCGCGGAGCACTACTCGATCCCCGAGGAACGGCTCGATCGGGCAATCGAGGAGATCGAGGAGCTGATGGAACAGCGCGTCCGGTTCTTCGAGCGCAACGGTGATGCCGTCGCCGCCCAGCGCATCGAGGAGCGGACCACCTTCGACCTGGAGATGCTGCGGGAGACGGGCTACTGCTCGGGCATCGAGAACTACTCGGTCCACCTCTCGGACCGGGATTCGGGGGAGGCGCCCTACACCCTGCTAGATTACTTCGGCGAGGACTTCCTCACCGTCATCGACGAGTCCCACCAGACGATCCCGCAGATCCGCGGGCAGTTCGCCGGCGACAAGAGCCGGAAGGAGAGCCTCGTCGAGAACGGGTTCCGACTGCCGACGGCCTTCGACAACCGGCCGCTGACCTTCGAGGAGTTCACCGAGAAGACCGACCGGACGCTGTTCGTGAGCGCGACGCCCGCCGACTACGAGCGCGAGGTCTCAGACCAGATCGTCGAACAGATCGTTCGTCCGACCCACCTCGTCGACCCCGCCGTCGAGGTGGCCGACGCCACCGGGCAGGTCGACGACCTCATGGACCGGATCGACGACCGCGTCGAGCGCGACGAGCGCACGCTGGTCACGACCCTCACCAAGCGGATGGCCGAGGATCTCACCGAGTACCTGGAGGAGGCCGGCGTCGACGTGGCCTACATGCACGACGAGACCGACACCCTCGAACGCCACGAACTGATCCGCTCGCTCAGGCTGGGCGAGATCGACGTGCTCGTCGGCATCAACCTCCTCCGGGAGGGCCTCGACATCCCCGAGGTGTCCCTGGTCGCGATCCTCGACGCAGACCAGGAGGGGTTCCTGCGGAGCGAGACGACGCTCGTCCAGACGATGGGCCGCGCGGCGCGAAACGTCAACGGCGAGGTCGTCCTCTACGCCGACCAGGTGAGTTCGGCCATGGAGTCGGCCATCGAGGAGACCAACCGCCGCCGCGAGATCCAGACCGAGTTCAACGAGGAACACGGGCTGGAGCCGACGACCATCGACAAGCCCGTCGGCGAGACGAACCTGCCCGGCTCGAAGACCGACACCGGCGGCGTCTCGGGCATGGACCCCGACGACGAAAGCGAGGCTGAGCAGTTGATCGACGAGCTACAGGATCGGATGGAAGCGGCCGCCGACAACCTGGAGTTCGAACTGGCCGCCGACATCCGTGACCGCATCCGCGAACTCCGCCAGGAGTACGAGCTCCAGGCCGAGGCAGAGGAGGGCGTCGTCCCCGAACCCGCCGAGGAGTTCTAG